In one window of Pedosphaera parvula Ellin514 DNA:
- a CDS encoding B12-binding domain-containing radical SAM protein, with amino-acid sequence MKIDIIHPAHYRDDGTVVQAKGWIDRLGAYLPHLGPPLLAALTPDRHEVRLTEEYLEDIDFESDADVVALSGQIMQFDRCKDISAKFRARGKKTVLGGYLPSMLPDRVEGFFDAIVLGEGDEIWPEILNDIEQGKLKKRYQSTRSVDISNLPIPRYDLIKKDRLVVYPVQATRGCPFTCNYCSIAAVHQGAHRKRPVEQILRDIDATGSRNINICDDNLCEDIRFADRLFTAMAGSPVRWGTQTTINVARHPGLLQKARASGCTLMALGVETFSVKNLEDVNKTFHAVDKYAEGFRRIMDAGISPHALIIFGLPDDKPDTFKKTVDYLENLKVPVAQIFILTPYPGTPMGDRIHRTGNVFDQELSHLREPYVVFKPDVLTPDQLKEGWWGALEQFYSLRSIFKRIIMRRTPNNLLVNLATNLYYWSKVKRGIHPVYFGF; translated from the coding sequence ATGAAAATTGATATCATCCATCCAGCTCATTACCGCGACGATGGCACAGTGGTTCAAGCCAAGGGCTGGATCGACCGTCTGGGTGCTTACCTTCCTCATTTGGGTCCGCCGTTGTTGGCCGCATTGACCCCAGACCGTCATGAAGTCCGACTGACGGAGGAATATCTCGAGGACATAGATTTTGAAAGCGATGCGGATGTGGTGGCCCTTTCCGGTCAGATCATGCAGTTTGATCGCTGCAAGGATATCTCTGCAAAATTCCGCGCTCGTGGAAAAAAGACCGTGCTCGGTGGATATCTTCCTTCAATGCTGCCGGATCGAGTGGAAGGGTTTTTCGATGCCATTGTCCTGGGAGAAGGCGACGAAATCTGGCCGGAAATCTTGAATGACATCGAACAGGGAAAACTGAAGAAACGCTATCAATCCACTCGATCGGTCGATATCAGCAACCTGCCAATCCCCCGCTATGACTTGATCAAGAAAGATCGTTTGGTGGTTTATCCGGTTCAAGCCACGCGCGGCTGCCCGTTTACCTGTAACTACTGCTCCATTGCCGCCGTGCATCAGGGGGCGCATCGTAAACGTCCCGTCGAGCAGATCCTCCGTGACATCGACGCCACCGGTAGCCGCAACATCAACATCTGCGACGATAACCTATGTGAAGACATCCGCTTTGCTGACCGACTTTTCACTGCCATGGCCGGAAGCCCAGTCCGCTGGGGAACGCAAACCACCATCAATGTCGCCCGGCATCCCGGATTGCTGCAAAAAGCACGGGCGTCTGGCTGCACCCTCATGGCGCTCGGCGTGGAAACATTTTCCGTAAAGAACCTCGAGGACGTAAACAAGACCTTTCACGCCGTCGACAAATATGCCGAAGGATTCCGCCGCATCATGGATGCCGGCATCAGCCCTCATGCGCTTATCATTTTCGGACTGCCAGACGATAAGCCCGATACTTTTAAGAAAACGGTCGATTACCTGGAAAATCTTAAAGTGCCGGTTGCTCAAATTTTTATTCTCACCCCTTATCCCGGCACGCCGATGGGAGATCGGATTCATCGAACGGGAAATGTTTTTGATCAGGAACTCAGTCATCTTCGCGAGCCCTACGTGGTCTTTAAACCCGACGTGCTGACACCAGACCAGCTCAAGGAAGGCTGGTGGGGCGCCTTGGAACAATTCTATTCCCTCCGTTCCATCTTCAAGCGCATCATCATGCGTCGGACTCCAAATAATCTTTTGGTCAATCTTGCTACAAATCTTTACTACTGGTCAAAAGTAAAACGTGGCATTCATCCAGTCTACTTCGGGTTCTAA